A region from the Polyangiaceae bacterium genome encodes:
- a CDS encoding protein kinase, producing MATLYPGSVFAQRYRVARELAAGSMGMLYEVEHLETGRACALKVMLPGTSRSPDLRQRFETEARATASVRSDYVVQVFDAGVEPSSDTPYFVMELLEGEDLERRLAKGPLPTGVAVRLLRQVASALDKLHARGVLHRDLKPENIFLTQNDIGELKVKIVDFGVARLFEDAGAVTSTKAVGTPLYMPPEQFKASRRITPAVDIYALGLIAFAMLTGHHYFAMERDHSTSFLSFLKGTCQGPKEAASKRAAKFGAHLPQTFDAWLFKASHAEPEQRYATAGEAVLALAEALGVASLAQPSSPFHAPPQLSEPDLGAPRHSYGSLPDASLPGATARPAVPDYPDIRPTAPSQADTTGPRRAIRNPVELRAASTTGSVSVSRPQPPQNEPSRAVALMVGISIASLIVCVGAGIALFALDKGDPQAVAPQSAITAPTTPAAQLSAMEIPTEIPAQPAAPAGTADLDLQALPPSATTEVKPATRPSTPTKRANEKPKAEDKSKPQVEAPPNPYGE from the coding sequence ATGGCGACCCTCTACCCGGGCAGTGTGTTCGCGCAGCGCTACCGCGTAGCGCGCGAGCTCGCCGCGGGCTCCATGGGCATGCTCTACGAGGTCGAGCATCTGGAGACTGGCCGTGCGTGCGCCCTGAAGGTGATGCTGCCGGGGACGAGCCGTTCGCCAGATCTGAGGCAGCGGTTCGAGACCGAGGCTCGCGCCACGGCCTCGGTGCGCAGTGACTACGTAGTCCAGGTCTTCGACGCAGGCGTGGAACCTTCGAGCGATACGCCCTACTTCGTCATGGAGCTGCTCGAGGGGGAAGATCTCGAGCGGAGGCTTGCAAAAGGCCCGCTGCCGACGGGCGTCGCGGTTCGACTGCTCAGACAAGTCGCCAGCGCGCTCGACAAGCTGCACGCCCGTGGGGTGCTTCACCGCGACCTGAAGCCAGAGAACATTTTCCTCACGCAAAATGACATAGGTGAACTCAAGGTAAAGATCGTGGACTTCGGCGTCGCACGCCTATTCGAGGATGCGGGTGCGGTGACATCGACGAAAGCAGTCGGCACGCCGCTGTACATGCCGCCGGAGCAATTCAAGGCATCTCGCCGCATCACTCCAGCGGTGGACATCTACGCCCTTGGCCTCATCGCCTTTGCGATGCTCACGGGGCACCACTACTTCGCGATGGAGCGAGACCACTCCACATCGTTCTTGAGTTTCCTCAAGGGCACCTGCCAGGGTCCCAAGGAAGCAGCGTCCAAGCGCGCAGCCAAGTTCGGAGCGCACCTGCCACAGACTTTCGACGCGTGGCTCTTCAAGGCCTCTCACGCGGAGCCAGAGCAACGCTACGCCACAGCTGGCGAGGCTGTGCTTGCCTTGGCAGAGGCACTGGGAGTCGCCTCGTTGGCACAGCCTTCGTCGCCATTCCACGCGCCCCCGCAGCTCTCCGAGCCTGACCTCGGTGCACCTCGTCACTCATACGGTAGTCTGCCTGACGCGAGTCTCCCTGGCGCAACAGCTCGCCCCGCCGTCCCTGACTATCCAGACATCCGCCCTACGGCTCCCAGCCAAGCGGATACCACTGGGCCACGCCGGGCGATTCGCAACCCCGTCGAGCTGCGTGCGGCATCGACGACGGGCTCTGTGAGCGTGTCTCGTCCACAGCCACCGCAAAACGAGCCGAGTCGCGCCGTAGCGCTGATGGTTGGCATCAGCATCGCGTCGCTGATCGTATGCGTGGGCGCTGGCATTGCTTTGTTCGCCCTCGACAAGGGCGATCCCCAAGCCGTGGCCCCCCAATCAGCCATCACGGCACCTACCACGCCAGCGGCGCAGCTATCGGCAATGGAAATCCCCACAGAAATTCCGGCCCAGCCGGCTGCACCCGCAGGCACCGCAGATCTGGACCTGCAGGCGCTGCCGCCTAGCGCCACCACTGAAGTCAAGCCAGCCACTCGGCCCTCAACGCCAACGAAGCGCGCGAACGAAAAGCCGAAGGCCGAGGACAAGTCCAAGCCCCAGGTCGAGGCGCCACCGAACCCTTACGGAGAGTGA
- a CDS encoding zinc-ribbon domain-containing protein: MDVSCSRCGTEYEFDDALVSDRGTTVKCTNCGHQFKVHPADGPSGPERWVVRTTSGRELVYTSLRDLQKGISQRQIGPEDLLSRGGGPPRALSSIAELEPFFRRNSSAPPPAGKRSTSSGLGNRGPLPPTPHPPRTPSNPPPAEPAFAATTRRSSVPPPKPARNKPPIPGRKIPSTPPPPAFAAVDVDIEPDPPTIPRNPMPDSDLSPPSSSLHSSKPSHPEARLTPPSNVRIQEEPLQHTPTPTDVSDAYRSYEETGDARFMTAAPPSRRQRSRWIVGVVLLGALVLVGLTVGRDYLKSAATEEPANAASDARVATLVERGNKALADGDFEGAKEQYDKASALGEHDAGVLVAQARLEAARADIVWLKLRLLDPSDDELVQITHRELAVRVRKSLSAAAAAEAAAPEDASVIRARVDALRLQGELQKARAHVASISSTASQPETAYVLAALDMAEKEPNWSSIVDRLRTAKSAETGPGRASAALVYALTKSGDLPAAKSELEKISSAIRPHPLVNELREFVKRYENAKDAGVDEEVPTVDPSKLPAITESPGPVAAGDTLPSGDFRVMLTQANTALKAGKLDRAEQLFRAVLAKQPGNTEALAGLGDVAARKKDTSAASEAYDEVLKKNPNYIPALLGKADQKWSSGDKAGAVGLYQRVLENAGPGTPYGQKAAARIAEYNKAKAAGTAEPAPTSEPTAKPTATATATAEKPDEPQTPHIDTTDLPE, translated from the coding sequence ATGGACGTTAGCTGTTCACGCTGTGGAACCGAGTACGAGTTCGACGATGCCCTGGTCAGCGACCGTGGCACCACGGTGAAGTGCACCAACTGCGGGCACCAGTTCAAGGTTCATCCCGCCGACGGACCCAGCGGTCCCGAACGCTGGGTAGTGCGCACGACCAGCGGTCGGGAGCTGGTTTACACATCGCTTCGCGATCTGCAGAAGGGGATCAGCCAGCGCCAGATTGGCCCCGAGGATCTGCTCTCTCGGGGTGGTGGCCCGCCGCGTGCGCTCAGCTCCATCGCTGAACTCGAACCGTTCTTTCGTCGCAACAGCAGCGCGCCTCCTCCCGCGGGGAAACGCTCCACTTCGAGTGGCCTCGGCAACCGCGGTCCGCTCCCCCCGACGCCGCACCCGCCGCGCACGCCCTCCAATCCTCCTCCCGCAGAGCCTGCGTTCGCCGCCACCACGCGACGGTCCTCGGTGCCGCCGCCGAAGCCAGCTCGCAACAAGCCGCCCATCCCGGGTCGAAAGATCCCGAGCACACCGCCTCCGCCCGCGTTTGCGGCGGTCGACGTGGACATCGAGCCGGATCCGCCGACCATCCCCAGGAATCCAATGCCGGATTCCGATCTCAGCCCGCCGAGCAGTTCGCTTCACTCAAGCAAGCCTTCGCACCCCGAGGCGCGCCTGACGCCACCCTCCAACGTGCGTATCCAGGAGGAACCGCTTCAGCACACGCCGACGCCAACTGACGTCAGCGACGCCTACCGCAGCTACGAGGAGACCGGTGACGCGCGCTTCATGACCGCCGCGCCTCCCTCACGTCGGCAGCGCTCGCGTTGGATCGTCGGTGTGGTGCTCCTCGGCGCACTGGTGCTCGTTGGGCTGACCGTCGGCCGCGACTACTTGAAGAGCGCTGCCACTGAAGAGCCCGCCAATGCCGCTTCGGATGCGCGCGTGGCGACCTTGGTCGAGCGCGGTAACAAGGCGCTGGCTGACGGGGACTTCGAAGGCGCCAAAGAGCAGTACGACAAGGCGAGCGCCCTCGGCGAGCACGACGCTGGAGTGTTGGTTGCCCAGGCCCGCCTGGAAGCAGCGCGTGCGGACATCGTGTGGCTCAAGCTTCGCTTGCTCGATCCCAGCGATGACGAGCTGGTTCAGATCACTCACCGCGAGCTCGCGGTGCGCGTGCGCAAATCCCTGAGCGCCGCAGCTGCGGCTGAGGCTGCGGCCCCGGAAGATGCGAGCGTGATTCGTGCCCGGGTCGACGCGCTGCGTCTGCAGGGCGAGCTGCAGAAAGCTCGAGCTCACGTCGCCTCGATCTCGTCCACCGCTTCGCAGCCTGAGACCGCATATGTCCTCGCCGCGCTGGACATGGCCGAGAAGGAGCCAAACTGGAGCTCTATTGTTGATCGTCTCCGCACGGCAAAGTCCGCGGAGACGGGGCCTGGCCGCGCCAGCGCGGCGCTTGTCTACGCTCTGACGAAGAGCGGAGATCTGCCGGCTGCGAAGAGCGAACTCGAGAAGATCTCGAGCGCCATTCGCCCTCACCCCCTCGTGAACGAGCTGCGCGAGTTCGTAAAGCGCTACGAAAACGCGAAGGATGCAGGCGTCGACGAAGAGGTGCCCACCGTGGATCCCAGCAAGCTCCCCGCGATTACGGAGTCGCCGGGTCCCGTTGCCGCAGGCGACACGCTGCCGTCCGGGGACTTTCGCGTGATGCTCACCCAGGCCAACACCGCCCTCAAGGCCGGCAAGCTTGATAGGGCGGAGCAGCTTTTTCGTGCAGTGCTCGCCAAGCAACCGGGTAACACCGAGGCGCTAGCTGGCTTGGGCGATGTAGCCGCGCGGAAAAAGGACACCAGCGCGGCGAGTGAAGCCTACGATGAAGTGCTGAAGAAGAACCCGAACTACATCCCCGCGTTGCTTGGCAAGGCCGATCAGAAATGGTCGTCCGGAGACAAGGCCGGCGCCGTGGGGCTGTACCAACGGGTGCTCGAAAATGCAGGCCCGGGCACGCCCTACGGGCAGAAGGCTGCGGCGCGCATTGCTGAGTACAACAAGGCCAAGGCCGCGGGCACCGCGGAGCCCGCACCGACCAGTGAGCCTACGGCCAAGCCCACCGCCACGGCGACTGCAACCGCAGAGAAGCCCGATGAGCCACAAACGCCCCACATCGACACCACTGATCTCCCTGAATAG
- the sppA gene encoding signal peptide peptidase SppA: protein MSHKRPTSTPLISLNSSNVPRALTCALLCGVLIASCSRPRQEESSASEAPVPSASVSYGDKTVLSFDLSSGAPESTDAGGLFGIPPSRTYVGLISALKDALDTEDVGSVYVNLGGGSLDWARAEELGRLFEELREGGKPVVCHAHAFGNSLSLFVARACDRVWLSPAGDVETVGLAGQVVFLKGVLDKLGVQADFLHMGKYKSFAEQFTREEPSPEARESLTVVLGSIRATWIDSVKKQRPGAEGALEDGPWSADQAKQKKLIDEIGYESDALKDAKQRGTADKVRVVFGPKSGGGGGGNGLAALIRSISGANRRASGADRIAVVPAVGGIAMTSGGFGGGIAASSLTKTLRRVAKDDSVKAVVLRIDSPGGSALASDLLWHELMEVRAKKPLIASVGSMAASGGYYMACAANEIFAERTSIVGSIGVVGGKFTFNDALASQGINAVTIPASPEPSAKARAAFMSPLEPWDDATRERMRQLMEGTYQLFLKRVADGRGLKVSDVEPNAQGRIWSGAQGKDKRLVDTLGGLRDAIERAKELAKLEGDVPLTVEGGADGLFDILGGNDNATSEQLLTAAERAIAERESWLGKVTEPMLPHAQAFAPVLSGEHTLATLPYALILR from the coding sequence ATGAGCCACAAACGCCCCACATCGACACCACTGATCTCCCTGAATAGTTCCAACGTCCCGCGTGCGCTGACTTGTGCGCTGTTGTGTGGGGTGCTCATCGCGAGCTGTTCGAGGCCGCGTCAGGAAGAATCCAGCGCGAGCGAGGCGCCAGTGCCGTCGGCTAGTGTGAGCTATGGCGACAAGACCGTGCTCTCGTTCGACCTGAGCAGCGGTGCGCCGGAGTCGACGGATGCTGGCGGCCTGTTTGGCATTCCTCCTAGCCGCACCTATGTCGGCCTCATTTCCGCGTTGAAAGATGCGCTGGACACCGAAGACGTTGGCTCCGTCTACGTGAACCTGGGCGGTGGGAGTCTCGACTGGGCCCGAGCCGAAGAGCTAGGCAGGCTATTCGAGGAGCTCAGAGAGGGTGGGAAGCCGGTCGTTTGCCATGCCCACGCGTTTGGCAACTCGCTCTCCCTGTTCGTTGCGAGGGCGTGTGACCGAGTGTGGCTAAGCCCGGCCGGCGATGTGGAGACCGTTGGGCTCGCCGGGCAAGTCGTGTTTTTGAAGGGTGTCCTCGACAAGCTCGGAGTCCAAGCGGACTTCCTGCACATGGGCAAATACAAGAGCTTCGCCGAGCAGTTCACCCGTGAAGAGCCGAGCCCTGAAGCGCGGGAGAGCCTCACGGTGGTGCTAGGTTCGATTCGCGCTACCTGGATCGATTCCGTAAAGAAACAGCGGCCGGGCGCTGAAGGGGCGCTCGAAGATGGGCCCTGGAGCGCTGATCAAGCCAAGCAGAAGAAGCTGATTGACGAGATCGGCTACGAGTCGGATGCCCTCAAGGACGCCAAGCAACGGGGCACCGCTGACAAGGTGCGCGTCGTGTTTGGCCCCAAGAGCGGTGGCGGTGGAGGAGGCAACGGCCTGGCTGCGCTGATCCGTTCAATCTCCGGAGCGAACCGTCGCGCCTCGGGTGCAGACCGCATTGCGGTGGTGCCGGCCGTTGGGGGCATTGCCATGACCTCGGGTGGCTTTGGTGGTGGGATCGCCGCTAGCTCGCTCACCAAGACACTGCGCCGCGTTGCCAAGGATGATTCGGTGAAGGCTGTGGTGCTGCGCATCGACTCGCCTGGTGGCTCCGCGCTCGCGAGCGACTTGCTCTGGCATGAGCTGATGGAAGTGCGCGCAAAGAAGCCGCTGATCGCCTCCGTCGGTTCGATGGCGGCAAGTGGTGGCTACTACATGGCTTGCGCGGCGAACGAGATCTTCGCCGAGCGCACCAGCATCGTGGGATCCATCGGTGTCGTCGGGGGCAAGTTCACGTTCAACGACGCCCTCGCGAGTCAGGGCATCAACGCCGTCACCATCCCGGCGAGCCCCGAGCCCTCCGCCAAGGCTCGCGCAGCATTCATGTCGCCTCTCGAGCCCTGGGACGATGCGACCCGCGAACGGATGCGACAGCTGATGGAGGGCACTTATCAGCTGTTCCTCAAGCGCGTCGCGGACGGGCGTGGGCTGAAGGTCAGCGACGTCGAGCCCAACGCGCAGGGCAGGATCTGGAGCGGCGCCCAGGGCAAAGACAAGCGCCTGGTGGATACGCTTGGCGGTCTACGGGACGCGATTGAGCGCGCCAAGGAGCTGGCGAAGCTCGAGGGAGACGTTCCGCTCACTGTGGAGGGTGGAGCCGACGGTCTGTTCGATATTCTAGGTGGAAATGACAACGCCACGTCGGAGCAGCTCCTGACTGCCGCGGAGCGGGCGATTGCGGAACGCGAGAGCTGGCTCGGCAAGGTAACCGAGCCGATGCTGCCTCACGCTCAGGCCTTCGCGCCGGTGCTCAGTGGCGAGCACACCCTGGCAACGCTTCCCTACGCACTCATCCTGCGTTGA
- a CDS encoding amidohydrolase → MRVDAWIQHPTPEFLRHDMFASLRRWMRLETVPDEIPLEFTLGALDAGGIDRALISAWYGPETAPQARGALISNDEVAGLISRAPERLIGVAGVDLRKPMEAVRELRRAVRELGFKALRLLPWLWELPPDDRRYYPLYAECIELGVPFCLQVGHAGPLRPSEPGRPFPYLDRVACDFPELTIVGGHIGYPWTEEMVALATKYPNVFIDTSAYKISRYPEELIRFMRGRGREKVLFGSNFPMIQPAAALEHLDRLGLEREALELFLGGNATRVFKLGS, encoded by the coding sequence ATGCGAGTCGACGCCTGGATCCAGCATCCGACACCGGAGTTCTTGCGCCATGACATGTTCGCCAGCTTGCGACGCTGGATGCGCCTAGAGACGGTGCCCGACGAGATCCCCCTGGAGTTCACCCTCGGCGCGCTCGACGCCGGCGGCATAGACAGGGCGCTCATTTCCGCATGGTACGGCCCAGAGACGGCACCTCAGGCTCGTGGTGCGCTGATCTCCAATGACGAGGTGGCAGGGCTAATCAGCAGAGCGCCCGAGCGGCTCATCGGAGTAGCGGGCGTCGACCTGCGCAAGCCGATGGAAGCGGTGCGTGAGTTGAGGCGGGCTGTGCGCGAGCTGGGGTTCAAAGCGTTGCGGCTGTTGCCGTGGCTCTGGGAGCTGCCGCCAGACGATCGTCGCTACTACCCGTTGTATGCGGAGTGCATCGAGCTTGGAGTTCCGTTCTGTCTACAGGTCGGACACGCGGGACCGCTGAGGCCCTCGGAGCCGGGACGGCCGTTTCCTTACTTGGACCGGGTTGCGTGTGACTTCCCGGAGCTCACGATCGTCGGCGGACACATCGGGTACCCCTGGACCGAAGAGATGGTGGCGCTGGCGACCAAGTACCCGAATGTCTTCATCGACACCTCAGCGTATAAGATCAGTCGTTACCCCGAGGAATTAATCCGCTTCATGCGGGGGCGGGGGCGAGAGAAGGTGCTGTTCGGGAGCAACTTCCCGATGATTCAGCCTGCTGCGGCGCTCGAGCATTTGGACCGCCTGGGGCTCGAGCGGGAAGCCTTGGAGCTGTTCTTGGGCGGGAATGCCACGCGCGTTTTCAAGCTGGGAAGCTGA
- a CDS encoding SDR family oxidoreductase — MKSRSRPVALVTGASSGIGTETAYGLARRGHHVVVVGRNPDRTREVAQRILTDGGSAEHCSADFSSLAQVARVALEFEAKHSRLDVLVNNAGLWHPERQLSGDGYEDTFAVNHLAAFLLTRLLERVLTDTRDSRVVTVSSRLHIKPSGFDFGDVMSEHAYEGRYVYAKSKLANVLFSNQLARRLKARGVTSNSVHPGSVVTNVVRDSRLLSWGAKLPLPGLISAREGALPSLFVATSPSLSGVTGCYFAAGPGDTAQAHVPSKAALDVRAATHLWELSDSLVARFL, encoded by the coding sequence ATGAAGAGCCGTTCTCGACCCGTTGCGTTGGTCACGGGCGCTTCGAGCGGGATCGGCACGGAGACCGCGTATGGTCTAGCTCGACGAGGACACCATGTGGTGGTCGTCGGTCGTAACCCAGACCGCACCAGGGAGGTCGCACAACGCATCCTCACGGATGGCGGTAGCGCGGAACACTGCTCGGCAGACTTTTCGAGCCTCGCGCAGGTGGCAAGGGTAGCCCTCGAGTTCGAAGCGAAGCACTCGCGCCTGGATGTGCTGGTGAACAACGCCGGGCTTTGGCACCCGGAGCGGCAGCTCAGCGGGGACGGCTACGAGGACACCTTCGCCGTCAACCACTTGGCGGCGTTTCTGCTGACACGGCTCCTCGAACGCGTCCTGACCGACACCAGAGATTCACGCGTCGTCACCGTTTCCTCACGGTTACACATCAAACCATCGGGCTTCGACTTCGGGGACGTCATGAGCGAGCACGCCTACGAAGGGCGCTACGTGTACGCGAAGAGCAAGCTCGCCAACGTGCTGTTCAGCAACCAGCTGGCGCGACGACTGAAGGCACGCGGTGTGACGAGCAACAGCGTGCATCCCGGCAGTGTCGTAACCAATGTCGTACGCGACTCCCGGCTGCTTTCGTGGGGAGCGAAGCTCCCGCTGCCAGGGCTGATCAGCGCGCGCGAAGGCGCGCTGCCTTCCTTGTTCGTGGCCACCTCGCCCAGCCTCTCGGGGGTCACCGGCTGCTACTTCGCCGCTGGTCCAGGAGACACGGCACAAGCGCATGTGCCCTCCAAGGCAGCTCTGGATGTGCGCGCGGCTACGCACTTGTGGGAACTGTCCGACAGCCTCGTCGCGCGCTTTCTTTGA
- a CDS encoding cytochrome c: MSEDVASTGTDSAGKPGKLKWVGIGLGALVAAVALFVATKSPAARPAPDVKAEATPAAIERGKYLFEHQLGCGECHTERDWTKYGGPPKGASGGGTPDCWGEDYGLPGEVCFPNLTAGSGGLKDWTDGEIARAIREGVDKDGDVLFPMMPYDNYKELSDADTLAVIAYLRSLPAVDAARPKTRIDFPVSFFIKFAPKPLGGPIEEPNRSDPIALGKYLTTVAGCRSCHSQVDKEHQPIPGYEFAGGQLFAGPWGKVRSPNLTPDPETGLQLNEQEFVQKFTSHREPSVQQAMDSTQNTAMPWLAYSAMTETDLKAIYAFLKTVKPVKNKVETRPQ, translated from the coding sequence ATGAGCGAAGACGTAGCGAGCACAGGCACGGACAGCGCAGGCAAGCCGGGAAAGCTCAAATGGGTGGGGATTGGGTTAGGCGCACTGGTCGCTGCCGTGGCTCTCTTCGTCGCGACGAAATCCCCGGCGGCACGCCCGGCGCCTGATGTGAAGGCAGAAGCAACGCCCGCCGCGATCGAGCGCGGCAAGTACCTCTTCGAACACCAGCTTGGCTGTGGGGAGTGCCACACCGAGCGTGACTGGACGAAGTACGGAGGCCCGCCGAAAGGCGCGAGCGGTGGAGGCACGCCTGACTGCTGGGGCGAAGACTACGGCCTACCCGGAGAAGTGTGCTTTCCAAACCTAACCGCGGGCAGCGGCGGCCTGAAGGACTGGACTGACGGGGAGATCGCACGGGCGATCCGCGAGGGCGTCGATAAGGACGGCGACGTGCTGTTTCCGATGATGCCGTACGACAACTACAAGGAGCTCTCGGACGCAGACACCTTAGCGGTGATCGCATATCTGCGTAGCCTGCCTGCAGTCGACGCGGCGCGACCCAAGACCCGCATCGACTTCCCCGTCAGCTTCTTCATCAAGTTTGCACCGAAGCCCCTTGGCGGCCCCATCGAGGAACCGAATCGCTCCGACCCCATTGCCCTAGGGAAATATCTAACCACCGTAGCTGGCTGCCGTTCGTGTCACTCTCAGGTCGACAAAGAGCACCAGCCGATCCCTGGCTACGAGTTTGCCGGCGGGCAGCTGTTTGCGGGGCCCTGGGGCAAGGTGCGAAGCCCGAACTTAACACCGGATCCGGAAACAGGACTCCAGCTCAACGAGCAAGAGTTCGTACAGAAGTTCACCTCACACCGGGAACCGTCCGTCCAGCAAGCAATGGACTCGACGCAGAACACGGCAATGCCCTGGCTCGCCTACTCCGCCATGACCGAAACCGATCTGAAGGCCATCTATGCGTTCTTGAAGACGGTAAAGCCGGTCAAGAACAAGGTCGAGACGCGGCCCCAATGA
- a CDS encoding amidohydrolase family protein — translation MRFGSLSTSRTISILGLCGLSLLAACASDKTTDEGGEGGSAGTAGSAGNGGTGGDIVAGSGGDAGTAGTGAMGGTAGTGAVGGTAGTGAGGTGGSSGSAGSSGNGGIGGVGPDATITDGAEDRILLTGLVVTPDQAFDGQVLVEGEDITCVEMGTGCESQSGATGATRIDTNGIILPGLIDTHNHILFDIFNNDDWVPNLPASCTDRTDCVNGSPYCKRANGTDNNYCDCVDSVCRYTNHNQWGDEAEYNQMLDYKQCLSDASQGKKAWCPITYDGTTGRLTCEMDKWGELKGLIAGTTSIVGLPGNGLACFGSLSRSIDSSQNDLPGDKIQVSSLFPPSDPSGVCDNFSDGSTDAFLVHCGEGVDAAALEEWTDLSTAGTPNGCLLSYQTTVTHGVAFTNTEFAAMAAAKMKLTWSPASNIALYGRTTNIPAALSAGITVALGPDWSMGGSQNLLDELRFADNWDNTHWGDNISAEELVHMVTKNAAAVLGLESVLGKLEVGLKADILVIGGDTSRPFDSVVAARPRDVRLVMVGGKVLFGDDQLEAAGPVNPGCETFDACGRNKFLCVAEASTSNLFSQTKDQIEKNLNDALQDLDGIAALPNTDCGSCPTGESCYVRTSVPMANASQCASACASGQACFQTSASGYGCLSINACEPTKTEAFYPVAPLLKCN, via the coding sequence ATGCGCTTTGGCTCCCTCTCGACATCGCGAACGATTTCAATTCTCGGCCTTTGCGGCTTGAGCTTGCTGGCCGCTTGCGCGTCCGACAAGACAACGGACGAAGGGGGTGAGGGTGGCAGCGCGGGCACCGCTGGTTCCGCAGGGAATGGCGGCACCGGTGGAGACATAGTTGCAGGCAGCGGCGGTGACGCAGGCACTGCTGGCACCGGCGCCATGGGCGGCACCGCGGGCACTGGGGCTGTGGGTGGTACCGCAGGCACTGGCGCCGGCGGGACCGGAGGCAGCTCTGGTTCCGCGGGGAGCTCCGGCAACGGCGGGATCGGCGGCGTAGGCCCCGACGCCACGATTACGGACGGCGCCGAAGATCGCATCCTGCTGACAGGCCTCGTGGTCACGCCGGATCAAGCCTTCGACGGCCAAGTCTTGGTCGAGGGCGAAGACATCACCTGCGTCGAGATGGGCACCGGCTGCGAGAGCCAGAGCGGCGCGACAGGAGCAACCCGCATCGACACCAACGGCATCATCCTGCCGGGCCTGATCGACACGCATAACCACATCTTGTTTGATATTTTCAACAACGATGACTGGGTGCCCAACTTGCCAGCGAGCTGTACGGATCGCACGGACTGCGTGAACGGGAGCCCCTACTGCAAGAGAGCGAACGGCACTGACAACAACTACTGCGATTGCGTGGATAGCGTCTGCCGCTACACAAATCACAACCAGTGGGGTGATGAGGCCGAGTACAACCAGATGCTCGACTACAAGCAGTGCCTGAGCGACGCCAGCCAAGGCAAGAAGGCGTGGTGCCCGATTACTTACGACGGGACGACGGGGCGCCTAACGTGTGAGATGGACAAGTGGGGTGAGCTCAAGGGGTTGATCGCGGGAACAACGTCGATCGTCGGCCTGCCCGGCAACGGGCTGGCATGTTTCGGAAGCCTGTCCCGCTCCATCGACTCCAGCCAGAACGATCTGCCCGGTGACAAGATCCAAGTGAGTTCGCTGTTTCCCCCGAGCGACCCTTCCGGCGTGTGCGACAACTTCAGTGACGGGAGCACGGACGCGTTTCTCGTGCATTGCGGTGAAGGCGTAGACGCCGCAGCCCTAGAGGAGTGGACTGACTTAAGCACTGCCGGAACTCCCAATGGTTGCCTGCTTAGCTACCAAACGACCGTGACTCATGGGGTGGCTTTCACGAATACGGAATTCGCTGCGATGGCCGCGGCGAAGATGAAGCTCACTTGGTCGCCAGCCTCAAACATCGCCCTTTATGGGAGAACGACCAATATCCCCGCGGCACTAAGTGCTGGAATCACTGTCGCGCTCGGCCCCGACTGGTCGATGGGCGGAAGTCAGAACCTCCTTGACGAGCTCCGGTTCGCTGACAACTGGGACAACACGCACTGGGGCGACAACATCAGCGCGGAAGAACTCGTACACATGGTTACCAAGAACGCAGCCGCGGTTCTTGGGTTGGAATCCGTGCTCGGAAAGCTCGAGGTTGGGTTGAAGGCCGACATCCTCGTCATCGGTGGAGACACTAGTCGCCCCTTCGACTCAGTCGTCGCCGCACGACCTCGGGACGTCCGCCTGGTAATGGTGGGTGGGAAGGTGCTGTTTGGAGATGACCAGCTGGAAGCAGCTGGCCCAGTGAATCCAGGCTGCGAGACTTTCGACGCGTGCGGACGCAACAAGTTTCTGTGCGTCGCGGAGGCATCGACCAGCAACTTGTTCAGCCAAACCAAGGACCAAATCGAGAAGAACTTGAACGACGCTTTGCAGGACTTGGATGGGATCGCAGCCTTGCCCAACACTGACTGTGGGAGCTGCCCCACCGGAGAAAGCTGCTATGTGCGCACCAGCGTGCCGATGGCCAACGCATCGCAGTGCGCTTCAGCATGTGCGAGTGGCCAAGCTTGCTTCCAGACGAGTGCGAGCGGGTACGGCTGCCTGAGCATCAACGCGTGTGAACCAACGAAAACCGAAGCATTCTACCCCGTCGCACCGCTTCTCAAGTGCAACTGA